One stretch of Paramormyrops kingsleyae isolate MSU_618 chromosome 4, PKINGS_0.4, whole genome shotgun sequence DNA includes these proteins:
- the LOC140588793 gene encoding uncharacterized protein, with the protein MDLAAEMREGALQEHEEKFQTPSCSETSCHTNQKPSQQGVGEVKKEEGEFLISEVEGTASESPYKMKGAAVQDVTEEELTGSLSLHTDGRSKECVKPPNPARRVDESSQTFACSQDPFSYTADIDLHRHIKRSHPKEYVRQLRTGSVNTTQDSPTSAGPSATQPSTDTLSTLEEASTDTLSTLEEASTDTLTAQQGSQGETTVNINRDCKIHRQTHTVKSSHQCSECGKSFTQLGSLKTHQRIHTGERPYQCSQCGKSFRRLGHLKAHQQIHTGERPYQCSQCGKSFSRLEQLECHQWIHTGESPYQCSQCGKSFRHLGTLKRHQRIHTGEKPYQCSQCEKRFSELGRLKTHQRIHTGENPFQCSQCGKSFSELGNLNRHQRIHTGERPYQCSQCGKSFRRLGHLKAHQQIHTGERPYQCSQCGKSFSQSGILKKHQRIHTGENPYQCSQCGKSFNNLGTLKNHQRIHTGERPYQCSHCGKGFSGFEILKNHQRIHTGERPYQCSQCGKSFSRLEILKNHQRIHTGERPYHCSQCGKSFSRLAYLTTHQRIHTGERPYQCSECGKSFTQSGSLKKHQLIHTGERPYQCSQCGKSFGRLAYLKRHQRIHTGERPYQCSECGKSFSELGNLKKHQLIHMGERPYQCSQCGKSFRHLGTLKKHQQIHTGERPYQCSQ; encoded by the exons ATGGATTTAGCTGCAGAGATGCGAGAAGGTGCACTACAGGAACATGAAGAGAAGTTC CAGACGCCTTCCTGCAGTGAAACCAGCTGCCACACGAACCAGAAACCTTCCCAGCAGGGAGTCGGAGAGGTTAAAAAAGAGGAGGGAGAATTCCTGATATCTGAGGTTGAAGGGACTGCGAGCGAGAGCCCCTACAAG ATGAAGGGAGCAGCGGTTCAGGATGTGACTGAGGAGGAGCTGACTGGTTCCCTTTCGTTACACACTGATGGGAGGAGCAAAGAGTGTGTGAAACCTCCAAACCCAG CAAGGAGAGTGGATGAATCCTCCCAAACCTTCGCTTGCTCTCAGGATCCATTCTCCTACACTGCAGACATTGACCTGCACAGACATATCAAAAGATCTCACCCCAAGGAGTATGTCAGACAGCTGAGGACTGGATCTGTCAACACAACCCAGGATTCACCAACTTCTGCTGGCCCCAGTGCCACTCAGCCCAGTACAGACACTCTCAGTACCCTGGAAgaagccagtacagacacactCAGTACCCTGGAAgaagccagtacagacacactgacagcacAACAGGGTTCCCAGGGTGAGACGACAGTCAATATAAACAGAGACTGTAAAATACACAGGCAGACTCACACAGTGAAGTCGTCCCATCAGTGTTctgagtgtgggaagagcttcactCAATTAGGAAGCCTAAAgacacaccagcggattcacacaggagagaggccctaccagtgctcccaatgtgggaagagcttcagacgTTTAGGACACCTAAAGGCACaccagcagattcacacaggggagaggccctaccagtgctcccagtgtgggaagagcttcagtcgatTAGAACAATTAGAATGTCACCagtggattcacacaggagagagtccctaccagtgctcccagtgtgggaagagcttcagacaTTTAGGAACCCTGAAGAggcaccagcggattcacacaggggagaaaccctaccagtgctcccagtgtgagaaGAGGTTTAGTGAGTTAGGAAGACTAAAGACACACCaacggattcacacaggggagaaccccttccagtgctcccagtgtgggaagagctttagtgagttgGGAAACCTAAACAggcaccagcggattcacacaggagagaggccctaccagtgctcccaatgtgggaagagcttcagacgTTTAGGACACCTAAAGGCACaccagcagattcacacaggggagaggccctaccagtgctcccagtgtgggaagagcttcagtcagtCAGGAATTCTAAAGaagcaccagcggattcacacaggggagaacccctaccagtgctcccagtgtgggaagagctttaataacttaggaaccctaaagaatcaccagcggattcacacaggagagaggccctaccagtgctcccactGTGGGAAAGGCTTCAGTGGATTCGAAATCCTAAAGaatcaccagcggattcacacaggagagaggccctaccagtgctcccagtgtgggaagagcttcagtcgatTAGAAATCCTAAAGaatcaccagcggattcacacaggagagaggccctaccactgctcccagtgtgggaagagcttcagtcgatTAGCATACCTAACGACACatcagcggattcacacaggagagaggccctaccagtgctctgagtgtgggaagagctttactCAGTCAGGAAGCCTCAAGAAACACCAACTGATTCACAcgggagagaggccctaccagtgctcccagtgtgggaagagcttcggTCGATTAGCATACCTAAAAAGACatcagcggattcacacaggagagaggccctatcAGTGCTctgagtgtgggaagagctttagtgagttgGGAAACCTCAAGAAACACCAACTAATTCACAtgggagagaggccctaccagtgctcccagtgtgggaagagcttcagacatttaggaaccctaaagaagcaccagcagattcacacaggagagaggccctaccagtgctcccagtga